Proteins encoded within one genomic window of Veillonellales bacterium:
- a CDS encoding ABC transporter permease — MFWESILIAFEGLKANKLRSFLTMLGIIIGVGAVIAMVSLGLGVQQKVQSSIAGLGSNLLIVMPGSNSPSGGVRLAAGSNITLTRQDATAIGKEIAGVKYVAPAVSSQFQIIYGNQNWKTNVQGTTPDFLAVRNFQVSSGTFFSTSEENSRSRVAVLGQTVADNLFPNTTPVGKTIRINNAPFRVIGVLESKGQSSMGQDQDDTVIIPLATAQDRVLGITYLHNISIQVENDKVIDQVQEDVTSLLRSRHHIAANADDDFTVRNLTALMSTVKETTQTITLFLGAIAAISLLVGGIGIMNIMLVSVTERTREIGIRKAIGATYGNILLQFLIEAIVISVTGGLIGICLGVAGAYAITQFAGWNTVISPAAIVGSFSVTVMIGLFFGIYPARKAALLDPIEALRYE, encoded by the coding sequence TTGTTCTGGGAAAGTATCCTGATTGCCTTTGAAGGATTAAAAGCAAATAAACTCCGCTCCTTTCTGACTATGCTGGGAATCATCATCGGCGTCGGCGCCGTCATTGCCATGGTATCCCTGGGGTTGGGAGTGCAGCAGAAAGTGCAAAGCTCTATCGCCGGCCTGGGAAGCAACCTGCTGATCGTCATGCCGGGGTCTAATTCCCCTTCCGGCGGGGTGCGTCTGGCAGCAGGCTCCAATATCACTCTGACCAGGCAGGATGCCACGGCCATCGGGAAAGAAATCGCCGGTGTAAAATACGTAGCGCCGGCTGTCAGCAGCCAGTTTCAGATCATCTACGGCAATCAGAATTGGAAAACCAATGTTCAGGGGACGACGCCGGACTTCCTGGCAGTCCGAAATTTTCAGGTGTCCTCCGGTACGTTTTTCAGTACCAGCGAGGAAAATTCCCGCTCCCGGGTAGCCGTACTGGGGCAGACAGTTGCCGATAATCTATTTCCCAATACCACTCCGGTAGGCAAGACCATCCGCATTAATAATGCGCCTTTCCGGGTTATCGGCGTCCTGGAAAGCAAGGGTCAGTCCTCTATGGGGCAGGATCAGGACGACACGGTTATTATTCCTCTCGCCACCGCTCAAGACCGTGTCCTGGGCATTACCTATCTGCACAATATCAGCATACAGGTGGAAAATGATAAAGTAATCGATCAGGTCCAGGAAGACGTAACCAGCCTGCTGCGAAGCCGCCATCATATCGCGGCTAATGCTGACGACGACTTTACCGTTCGCAACCTGACGGCTCTGATGAGTACGGTAAAAGAAACCACTCAGACCATTACTCTGTTTCTGGGCGCCATTGCCGCTATCTCCCTGCTGGTCGGCGGTATCGGCATTATGAATATTATGCTGGTTTCCGTCACGGAGCGAACCCGGGAAATCGGCATCCGCAAAGCCATTGGCGCTACTTACGGCAATATCCTGCTGCAATTTCTAATCGAAGCCATTGTGATCAGCGTCACCGGCGGACTCATCGGTATTTGTCTGGGAGTAGCCGGCGCCTATGCCATTACCCAATTCGCCGGCTGGAATACAGTCATCTCTCCGGCGGCAATTGTGGGATCTTTCAGTGTCACCGTCATGATCGGCTTATTTTTCGGTATCTATCCTGCCCGGAAGGCGGCGCTCCTTGATCCGATCGAAGCCCTAAGATATGAGTAG
- the flgK gene encoding flagellar hook-associated protein FlgK — MNSTFTGINIASRGLYASQVAMSVTTNNMSNANTTGYSRQEVNQTPLGVAAVYAGQSILGNGTEVTSVDQLRDTRLDQRYWQENTRLGNWETKSSALTEIESVLNPTSTSSGFSTVFNNFYSALESLDKTPGDSSTRNTVQEDGKAVCQYLNEASQELTAIREDENCAVKTTVDQINSYAGQIADLNSRISQAVAANASTNELKDQRNLLLDKLSNLTDITVTEDASDNNQMTIRVDGTTLVNGGEANELEITEDSTNDGMYSVKWGKTGDSFTTTGGQLKAELDLRDGDGTDSSYQGIPYYINQLNKFAQTFAQAFNEGTASYSGHADGYLSDGTTTGIRFFSYDDTSSADFTAEITSEGAAAAYQKITAANISLSKDIEDNVSNIAAADSSGGTDNANNVDQLIKLVKDSSMFNKGTPEDFYNSIVSTLATDSSTAQRSSTNATSLVKTINDRRTSVSGVDTNEETATMTKYQQAYEASSKMVSVWDELYAKTIAMVND; from the coding sequence ATGAATTCAACGTTTACCGGCATTAATATCGCCAGCCGGGGATTATACGCCAGTCAGGTGGCGATGTCGGTTACTACGAATAACATGAGCAATGCGAATACGACCGGCTATTCCCGGCAGGAGGTCAATCAGACTCCCCTGGGAGTAGCGGCAGTTTACGCCGGCCAGTCCATTCTCGGCAACGGCACGGAAGTTACTTCCGTAGACCAGCTGCGGGATACCCGGCTGGATCAGCGGTATTGGCAGGAAAATACTCGGCTGGGGAACTGGGAGACAAAATCTTCTGCCTTAACGGAAATTGAATCGGTGCTGAATCCCACTTCAACAAGCAGCGGGTTCAGTACAGTTTTTAACAATTTTTATTCCGCTCTGGAAAGTTTGGACAAAACGCCGGGCGACAGTTCCACCCGTAATACTGTGCAGGAAGACGGCAAGGCGGTGTGCCAGTATTTGAACGAGGCATCTCAGGAATTGACGGCAATCAGAGAAGACGAGAATTGTGCAGTCAAGACGACAGTGGATCAGATTAATTCCTATGCCGGGCAGATCGCTGATTTAAACAGCCGGATCAGTCAGGCGGTTGCTGCCAATGCCAGCACCAATGAACTGAAAGATCAGCGGAATCTGCTGCTGGACAAGCTGTCTAATCTGACGGATATAACGGTAACGGAAGACGCAAGCGATAATAACCAGATGACGATTCGCGTTGACGGCACCACCTTAGTGAATGGCGGTGAGGCGAATGAGCTGGAAATTACGGAGGATAGTACCAATGACGGGATGTACAGCGTGAAATGGGGAAAAACGGGGGACAGTTTTACAACAACCGGCGGCCAGCTGAAAGCCGAACTGGATTTGCGCGATGGGGACGGAACCGATTCCTCCTATCAAGGAATTCCCTATTATATCAATCAGTTGAACAAGTTTGCCCAGACCTTTGCTCAAGCTTTCAATGAGGGCACAGCTTCTTATTCCGGTCATGCCGACGGTTATCTGTCGGATGGCACTACAACCGGCATTCGCTTTTTTTCCTATGATGATACCTCATCGGCTGATTTCACTGCGGAGATTACCAGCGAAGGAGCGGCTGCGGCTTATCAAAAGATTACCGCCGCCAATATTTCTTTATCCAAGGACATTGAGGATAATGTATCCAATATTGCGGCAGCCGACAGTAGCGGTGGGACGGATAACGCGAATAATGTAGATCAGCTGATTAAGCTGGTTAAAGACAGCAGTATGTTCAATAAAGGCACGCCGGAGGATTTTTACAATTCCATTGTTTCCACGTTAGCCACCGACAGTTCAACGGCTCAGCGTTCTTCCACCAATGCCACCAGCTTGGTCAAAACCATTAACGACCGCCGGACTTCGGTATCCGGCGTGGATACCAATGAGGAAACAGCCACGATGACAAAGTATCAGCAGGCCTATGAAGCATCTTCTAAGATGGTAAGCGTATGGGATGAACTGTACGCTAAAACCATTGCCATGGTGAATGATTAA
- the flgK gene encoding flagellar hook-associated protein FlgK: MSSTFNTYNIATTGMYVSQASLSVVSNNLANISTTGYSRQKAVSEEKTVSTGVDTSYGTGVGLEEISRARDVFLDQTYRQEKAQTEYYNTKNNLLEDAQKLLNEYGSSSSSTNSENGLQQTVTDFFDGWEQLTKDPGSQSTRKSVLEYADALVTTFNEVNTQLTEMQQDAGSRVKDGVDSLNKLAKQVVALNQKISRAEANGNEDCNLRDQRDELLDQMSSLANITVNEQSDGSLNVSIGGVSLVQGNSTHTLGTVEDGSTIQVVWSDLGSTAAISSGSIKANMEEADQSAFTAISGSASYDFTADGNSSLASLRQGLNDLVTTIANKVNTLLASGKDLDGNTGAALFVAADDNKPLELGNIEVNSVITADVDKLAAGTTGETDDATIATEINALKTNKIFSSDGLSMNVTSFYQAVVSWISTAGNTASSNYDTQNTLLQQAESQRQSISSVSQDEEMSNMIVYQNAYNASARLLSTIDYLLGDLIDKLGS, translated from the coding sequence ATGAGTTCGACGTTTAATACGTATAATATTGCAACCACCGGTATGTATGTCAGTCAGGCCAGTCTGTCGGTGGTCAGCAATAATCTTGCCAATATCAGTACGACCGGCTATTCCCGGCAGAAGGCCGTCAGCGAGGAGAAAACCGTTTCGACAGGGGTGGATACTTCTTATGGCACCGGTGTCGGTCTGGAAGAGATTTCCCGGGCAAGGGATGTTTTTCTCGATCAGACGTACCGGCAGGAAAAGGCACAAACGGAGTATTACAATACGAAAAACAATCTGCTGGAAGACGCGCAAAAACTGTTGAATGAATACGGCAGCAGTTCCAGCAGCACCAATTCGGAAAATGGATTGCAGCAGACGGTCACGGATTTTTTTGACGGCTGGGAGCAGTTAACGAAGGATCCCGGCAGTCAAAGTACCCGCAAATCGGTACTGGAATACGCCGACGCTTTGGTAACCACCTTCAATGAAGTGAATACGCAGCTGACAGAAATGCAGCAGGATGCCGGCAGCCGGGTCAAGGACGGTGTCGACAGTCTGAATAAGCTGGCGAAGCAGGTGGTTGCGCTGAATCAGAAAATCAGCCGAGCAGAAGCCAACGGCAACGAAGACTGCAACTTGCGGGATCAACGGGATGAACTGCTGGATCAGATGTCATCTCTGGCCAATATTACCGTCAACGAGCAGTCCGACGGCAGTCTGAATGTCAGTATCGGCGGGGTGTCTTTGGTTCAGGGAAACAGCACCCACACCCTGGGAACGGTGGAAGACGGATCGACAATACAGGTAGTATGGTCGGATTTAGGCAGCACTGCCGCTATTTCCAGCGGCAGCATCAAGGCCAACATGGAGGAAGCGGACCAAAGCGCTTTTACGGCAATTTCCGGTTCTGCGTCCTATGACTTTACTGCCGATGGAAACAGCTCCCTGGCTTCATTACGCCAGGGACTGAATGATTTGGTTACTACCATTGCTAATAAGGTGAATACCCTATTGGCATCCGGTAAGGATCTGGATGGCAATACCGGCGCGGCTTTGTTTGTTGCGGCGGATGATAATAAACCTTTGGAATTAGGAAATATTGAGGTCAATTCCGTCATAACCGCCGATGTGGACAAACTGGCGGCAGGGACAACCGGTGAAACGGATGATGCTACGATCGCCACCGAAATCAACGCCTTGAAGACCAATAAAATTTTTAGCAGCGATGGTCTGTCAATGAACGTGACGAGTTTTTATCAGGCGGTTGTTTCCTGGATTTCAACGGCGGGGAATACGGCCAGCAGCAATTATGATACCCAGAATACATTGTTGCAGCAGGCGGAAAGCCAGAGACAGTCGATCTCGTCTGTTTCGCAGGATGAAGAGATGTCGAACATGATTGTCTATCAAAATGCTTATAACGCCAGCGCGCGGCTGTTAAGCACGATTGATTATTTATTAGGTGATCTCATTGACAAACTGGGCAGTTAA
- the flgL gene encoding flagellar hook-associated protein FlgL: protein MRVTNSMLISNSIYNIGNNTKRLEKAQQQQSTQSKIELPSDDPEVATQAVKYRNYVSTVEQYKKNVNDATSWMKVTEGALSDLHDVVQQVRDLTVQASNTGILSESNLTDIKQEVAQLQKTVIQTLNTSYAGRYVFAGYDTDTEPYETTTVTAGTSTVDKVTFKGKIVDLNGAVASDVDSTAYAAAYAGETASGSAYQDSGVDQSMKYNIGFGNQITVNVEGQDVVGTDSGSNLFATFDKLLIGLSGGTSYQSISGGTATGSAALSSGGYTVTAGTNDTLNLAVDGGAAATITIPAGTYSSASAFVAAVNKGISASSLTGKVTASLNSSSNLVFTTTATTTSSTVAVTEGNGAMGTYVGTAATAAGGTSQTTSFTLSDVLGDLDTDLDRISAVTSNLGAREKTATIAANRLSDENTVYTKLMSTNEDVDTAESTTNVATAETVYEASLSAAAKAISKTLLDYIS, encoded by the coding sequence ATGCGGGTAACGAACAGCATGCTGATTTCAAACAGCATTTATAATATCGGCAATAATACGAAACGGCTGGAAAAGGCACAGCAACAGCAGTCGACCCAGTCGAAGATCGAGCTGCCGTCGGATGATCCGGAGGTGGCGACACAGGCGGTCAAATACCGCAATTATGTGTCGACAGTGGAGCAGTACAAGAAAAATGTCAATGACGCAACTTCCTGGATGAAGGTGACGGAAGGGGCGCTCAGTGATCTGCATGATGTGGTACAGCAGGTCCGCGACTTGACGGTACAGGCTTCCAACACAGGGATTCTGAGCGAATCCAATCTTACGGATATTAAGCAGGAGGTAGCGCAGTTACAGAAAACGGTAATTCAGACGCTGAATACTTCTTATGCCGGCCGGTATGTTTTTGCCGGCTACGATACCGATACGGAGCCTTATGAAACAACGACCGTCACAGCCGGAACTTCTACGGTGGATAAAGTCACTTTTAAAGGCAAAATAGTGGACTTGAACGGAGCGGTAGCCAGCGATGTGGATTCTACGGCTTATGCTGCCGCTTACGCCGGTGAAACTGCTTCCGGCAGCGCCTACCAGGATAGCGGCGTAGATCAGTCGATGAAATATAATATCGGCTTCGGCAATCAGATCACAGTCAATGTGGAAGGCCAGGACGTTGTCGGCACCGACTCGGGCAGCAATTTATTTGCCACTTTTGATAAATTACTGATTGGTTTGAGCGGCGGAACAAGCTATCAGAGTATTTCCGGGGGCACGGCAACGGGCAGTGCGGCCCTTTCGTCCGGTGGTTATACGGTTACTGCGGGTACTAATGATACGCTGAATCTAGCTGTGGATGGGGGCGCGGCAGCGACGATCACGATTCCCGCCGGTACCTATTCTTCTGCCAGCGCCTTTGTGGCGGCTGTCAACAAAGGCATTAGCGCCAGTTCCTTAACCGGCAAAGTAACTGCCTCTCTCAACAGCAGCAGCAACCTGGTTTTTACAACCACTGCTACAACGACTTCCAGTACGGTAGCCGTTACCGAAGGAAACGGCGCCATGGGGACGTATGTCGGGACGGCGGCGACAGCGGCCGGCGGTACTTCCCAAACGACTTCTTTTACCCTCAGTGATGTTTTAGGCGATTTGGATACGGATCTTGACCGGATATCCGCCGTTACTTCGAATTTGGGCGCGAGAGAAAAAACAGCCACGATTGCTGCTAATCGCTTGAGTGATGAAAATACGGTTTATACGAAGTTAATGTCCACCAATGAGGATGTGGATACGGCCGAATCGACAACGAATGTGGCGACTGCCGAAACAGTGTATGAGGCATCTTTGTCCGCTGCCGCCAAGGCTATTTCCAAGACATTGCTGGATTATATCAGTTAA
- the fliD gene encoding flagellar filament capping protein FliD: MSSSSSSSISATTVNGVTRFSGLSSGIDVDSLVQKLISADSGTLNKLKQEKQIDEWKQEQYRTIVSDVQTFTNKYLNLTSSDSILNQSNFQQFSVSSDNSAVSATATSSAVKGSHTITVSQLATAATQSSVSGMTKDVEGSAAATYATLKGTSFTITVDGTARTVNFDSAYDSSSQTGMEYVQAAINKAIGTTTTSDGTTTTTTINKVTVGTDSSGYLTFTPTADSGVGSITISDASSKGSFSALGFSSSSNLTNRLSTSDTLATIAGKLKSDYAFAFDSSSGEIAFTINGEKFSFDKTDTLSDMISTVNKDTTAGVTMKYDTNTDQLVVTANNTGAGNTIALEDTTGTFVSKLLTTSTEGKDSQTVLDGQKLTRSSNSITQDGVTYTLNAVTTSTDNVSVTQDVDGIYDKINNFVTAYNSLLDEINGKLSESYDSDYAPLTDAQESSMSDTEITNWNKKAETGLLENDSVLQNMVYNMRNALMSSVSGQSESLTKIGITTSTYTEKGKLHVAEDTLKAAISTDPEGVMNLFTQQSASYGGTTTVRTLNSSERKTRTKEEGLAYKLYDVLQDNVGTVRDSSGNKGLLIQKAGVTDDASETDNVLSKDLDSLADKISDEEDRLSNEEDRYYTQFTNMETAIEQLSTQSSIISSFSSSS, from the coding sequence ATGTCCAGTTCTTCAAGCAGTTCGATCAGTGCGACAACGGTTAACGGTGTTACCCGGTTCAGCGGTTTGTCTTCCGGCATTGATGTGGATTCCCTGGTGCAGAAACTCATCAGCGCTGATTCCGGCACCCTGAATAAACTGAAACAGGAAAAGCAGATTGACGAATGGAAACAGGAGCAGTACCGGACGATCGTCAGCGATGTTCAGACATTTACCAATAAGTATTTGAATTTGACTTCGTCCGACAGTATCCTGAATCAAAGCAATTTTCAGCAATTTTCGGTTAGCAGCGATAACAGCGCGGTTTCGGCCACAGCCACCAGCTCGGCAGTGAAAGGAAGCCATACGATTACTGTCAGCCAGTTGGCTACCGCCGCCACTCAGTCCAGTGTCAGCGGCATGACGAAAGATGTGGAAGGCTCTGCTGCAGCTACTTATGCTACTCTCAAGGGAACCAGCTTTACGATTACCGTAGACGGGACTGCCCGGACGGTAAATTTTGATTCTGCCTACGATTCTTCTTCCCAAACCGGGATGGAATATGTGCAGGCGGCGATTAATAAAGCCATCGGCACGACGACCACAAGCGACGGCACCACTACTACCACGACGATTAATAAGGTAACGGTCGGTACCGACAGCAGCGGGTATCTGACATTTACCCCTACTGCTGACAGCGGTGTGGGCAGTATTACTATCAGTGACGCTTCTTCCAAAGGGTCATTTTCGGCCTTAGGGTTTAGCAGCAGTTCCAATCTGACCAACCGGCTGAGCACATCGGATACCCTGGCAACCATTGCCGGCAAGCTGAAGTCGGATTATGCTTTTGCCTTTGATTCATCGTCGGGAGAAATAGCATTTACAATCAATGGTGAGAAGTTTTCTTTTGATAAGACCGATACCCTGAGTGATATGATCAGTACAGTCAATAAAGACACGACTGCCGGTGTAACCATGAAATACGATACGAATACGGATCAGCTGGTGGTTACCGCCAACAATACCGGCGCCGGCAACACCATTGCGCTGGAAGATACGACGGGAACGTTTGTGTCCAAGCTGTTAACTACCTCTACCGAAGGCAAGGATTCCCAGACGGTGCTGGACGGACAGAAGCTGACCCGCAGTTCTAATTCCATTACTCAGGACGGCGTGACGTATACTTTGAATGCAGTTACCACCAGTACGGATAACGTCAGCGTAACTCAGGATGTGGACGGGATTTATGATAAAATCAATAATTTCGTTACGGCGTATAATAGCCTGCTTGACGAAATAAACGGCAAGCTGTCGGAGAGTTATGACAGTGATTATGCGCCGCTGACCGACGCCCAGGAAAGTTCCATGTCGGATACGGAAATTACCAATTGGAACAAAAAAGCCGAAACCGGCTTGCTGGAGAATGATTCGGTATTGCAAAATATGGTGTATAATATGCGCAACGCGCTGATGAGCTCTGTTTCCGGGCAGTCGGAGTCGCTGACGAAAATTGGAATTACCACCAGTACCTATACGGAAAAGGGGAAACTGCATGTGGCTGAGGATACGCTGAAAGCGGCGATTTCTACTGACCCGGAAGGGGTAATGAACCTTTTTACGCAGCAGTCCGCATCCTATGGGGGAACGACTACCGTCCGTACGCTGAACAGCAGTGAGCGAAAAACCCGGACTAAGGAAGAGGGACTGGCGTACAAGCTATATGATGTTCTTCAGGACAATGTCGGGACAGTGCGGGATTCCAGCGGCAATAAGGGTCTGTTGATTCAAAAAGCCGGGGTTACAGACGATGCCTCGGAAACAGACAATGTTTTATCAAAAGACCTGGACAGCCTGGCGGATAAAATCAGTGATGAGGAAGACCGGCTCAGCAATGAGGAAGACCGCTATTATACCCAGTTTACCAATATGGAAACGGCTATAGAACAATTATCCACCCAGTCGTCGATTATTTCTTCCTTCAGTTCCAGTTCTTGA
- a CDS encoding response regulator transcription factor, whose amino-acid sequence MKLLLVEDERKLVEALAYLLKKNGYAIDTALDGETGIEMAATGTYDLLILDYMLPQKSGIDLLKEFRSLKFDTPVIFLTAKDAPKDRVAGLDAGADDYLVKPFFTEELLARIRALTRRKNKNLVNNTLSAAGLTLDPLRSEVRKGDTVIHLTLKESLLLELLMRNMGQVMTKEYILEHVWGYNSESAMANVDLYIYYLRKKLNISSIKTVRGVGYFFQEEKAL is encoded by the coding sequence ATGAAGCTACTATTAGTGGAAGACGAACGCAAATTAGTCGAGGCGCTGGCCTATCTGCTGAAAAAAAACGGCTACGCGATCGACACTGCGCTGGATGGGGAAACAGGAATTGAAATGGCGGCTACCGGCACATACGATCTACTCATTTTGGATTATATGCTGCCCCAAAAAAGCGGCATCGACTTATTAAAAGAATTCCGCAGCCTGAAATTTGATACTCCGGTGATTTTTTTAACCGCGAAAGATGCGCCTAAAGACCGGGTGGCAGGTTTGGATGCCGGCGCCGACGATTATCTGGTCAAACCGTTTTTTACGGAGGAACTTCTGGCCAGAATAAGAGCCTTAACCCGCCGGAAAAACAAGAATTTAGTAAACAATACCTTATCGGCTGCCGGGCTGACGCTTGATCCCTTACGCAGTGAAGTAAGAAAGGGCGATACGGTCATCCACTTAACCCTGAAAGAATCCTTATTGTTAGAATTGTTAATGCGCAATATGGGGCAGGTAATGACCAAGGAATATATCCTGGAACACGTTTGGGGCTATAATTCTGAAAGCGCCATGGCCAATGTGGATCTTTACATCTATTACCTGCGCAAAAAGCTGAATATTTCCAGTATCAAAACAGTGCGGGGCGTGGGCTATTTTTTCCAAGAAGAAAAAGCCCTTTAA
- a CDS encoding efflux RND transporter periplasmic adaptor subunit, protein MQKFWKKYKGWIVFILLMAAAAAGAAAYYAKKGSTPATAQNTTTVIRSSIQSTVSATGTISAVNTVEVGSRVTGLITEVRVKENDQVAAGQILFVLDDSTLRAQLAQYQAQVDNCAANYERSKRLAAVGAEAVQQLDTDRTNYLVAKSNYDNIASQLDYYVIRAPISGTVVGKPTPAGQTISQGISTPQVVMNIADMSKMQIKVQVDESDIGKVNAGQQVSFTVDAYPDKTFTGRVSSISRSATTSSNVVYYPVYVDVDSPEGLLYPTMTARVTLYVAQRNNVLTVPLTAVKEEQGQKYVTVMVNGIAQSMPVQTGLYDQEKVEILSGLQEGDEIVLSTAKAGTGTATKKNSSNQGPSHPPI, encoded by the coding sequence ATGCAAAAATTTTGGAAGAAATACAAAGGATGGATTGTTTTTATATTGCTTATGGCGGCAGCTGCCGCCGGCGCAGCTGCCTATTATGCTAAAAAAGGCAGTACTCCTGCCACAGCGCAAAACACAACCACCGTAATACGAAGCAGCATTCAGTCCACCGTTTCCGCTACCGGAACGATTTCCGCCGTCAACACGGTAGAAGTCGGCTCCCGGGTAACCGGCCTGATTACCGAAGTCCGGGTAAAAGAAAACGATCAGGTAGCCGCCGGCCAGATTCTGTTCGTCCTGGACGACTCCACCCTCAGAGCCCAATTAGCCCAATATCAGGCTCAGGTCGACAATTGCGCCGCCAACTATGAGCGCAGCAAAAGGCTGGCCGCCGTGGGCGCGGAAGCGGTTCAGCAGCTGGATACCGACCGGACCAATTATTTGGTGGCAAAATCGAACTATGACAATATTGCTTCCCAGCTGGACTATTATGTAATCCGGGCACCGATCTCCGGCACGGTCGTCGGCAAGCCTACTCCGGCCGGGCAGACGATCTCCCAGGGTATTTCCACTCCCCAGGTCGTTATGAATATTGCCGATATGTCCAAAATGCAGATTAAAGTCCAGGTGGATGAATCGGATATCGGCAAAGTCAACGCCGGTCAGCAGGTTTCCTTTACCGTAGACGCGTATCCGGATAAAACCTTTACCGGCAGAGTCAGCAGCATCTCCCGCAGCGCCACCACTTCTTCCAACGTTGTTTACTATCCCGTTTACGTGGATGTGGATTCACCGGAAGGCCTTCTGTACCCGACAATGACGGCCAGAGTGACCTTGTACGTGGCACAGAGGAATAATGTGCTGACAGTACCTTTAACCGCCGTCAAAGAAGAACAGGGACAAAAATATGTAACTGTGATGGTAAATGGCATTGCACAAAGCATGCCAGTCCAAACCGGCTTATACGATCAGGAAAAGGTTGAAATTCTCAGCGGCCTGCAGGAAGGCGACGAGATTGTCCTGTCCACAGCAAAAGCAGGGACCGGGACAGCGACAAAAAAGAACAGCAGCAATCAGGGACCGTCGCACCCTCCGATTTAG
- a CDS encoding response regulator transcription factor: MNKTVLIVDDELRMRKLIADFLLREGYSIIEADNGQAALEKIFQAKVDLVILDVMMPRYDGWTVCREIRKTSTIPVILLTAKGEEVDQLFGFEIGADDYITKPFSPRVLIARVNALFRRLESQQSLSCDGLNIDAAAHFVSIDGHRLDLSPKEYDLLIYLAENKGRALSREQILNHVWNYDYLGDLRTVDTHITRLRTKLGAKNSLIQTIRGFGYRFEVEK, encoded by the coding sequence GTGAATAAAACAGTTTTGATCGTGGATGATGAATTGCGGATGCGAAAGCTGATTGCCGATTTTCTCCTGCGGGAAGGCTATTCCATTATCGAGGCCGATAACGGGCAGGCGGCACTGGAGAAGATATTTCAGGCAAAGGTTGATCTTGTGATCTTAGATGTGATGATGCCCAGGTACGACGGCTGGACAGTATGCCGGGAAATTCGCAAGACTTCCACTATCCCGGTGATTCTGCTGACTGCCAAAGGGGAAGAAGTGGATCAGCTTTTCGGCTTTGAAATCGGGGCGGACGACTATATTACCAAGCCCTTCAGTCCCAGAGTACTGATTGCCCGGGTCAATGCCTTGTTTCGCCGCTTGGAAAGCCAGCAGAGCCTGTCCTGCGATGGTCTCAATATTGACGCGGCGGCTCATTTTGTCTCTATCGACGGCCACCGGCTGGATCTCAGCCCCAAAGAATATGACCTGCTGATCTATTTGGCGGAAAATAAAGGCCGGGCGTTAAGCCGGGAGCAAATTCTGAACCATGTCTGGAATTATGATTATCTGGGGGATCTGCGAACCGTTGATACCCATATTACCCGGCTTCGAACCAAACTGGGGGCCAAGAACAGCCTGATTCAAACAATACGGGGATTTGGCT
- a CDS encoding ABC transporter ATP-binding protein — protein MAIIELTDITKTYSMGDTLVHALAGVTLSIQQGEFAAITGPSGSGKSTLMNILGCLDRPTAGSYRLDGSEVAALAESQLAVVRNQRIGFVFQNFNLLPRMSALQNVALPLVYAGINKQTRLAKAGENLAKVGLADRQHHRSNELSGGQRQRVAIARALINDPPILIADEPTGNLDTKSSNEIMDIFCRLNEQGRTVIMVTHEPDIAAYAKRVIQVRDGEIIHDEIRQEVADCSGKVS, from the coding sequence ATGGCTATCATTGAGCTTACCGATATAACAAAAACTTATTCCATGGGCGATACTCTGGTCCACGCCCTGGCCGGTGTCACCCTCTCTATCCAACAGGGTGAATTTGCCGCCATCACCGGTCCGTCCGGATCCGGGAAGTCCACTCTGATGAATATTCTGGGCTGTCTGGACCGGCCCACCGCCGGTTCCTATCGCTTAGACGGCAGCGAAGTGGCCGCTTTGGCCGAATCCCAGCTGGCTGTGGTACGCAATCAGCGAATCGGGTTTGTCTTTCAAAACTTCAATCTGCTGCCGCGGATGTCAGCCTTGCAGAATGTCGCTCTGCCCCTGGTCTATGCCGGGATAAATAAGCAGACTCGGTTGGCGAAAGCCGGGGAAAATTTGGCGAAAGTAGGGCTGGCAGACCGACAGCATCACCGTTCCAATGAACTTTCCGGCGGTCAGCGGCAGCGGGTGGCCATCGCCCGGGCGCTTATCAACGACCCGCCCATATTGATTGCCGACGAGCCTACCGGAAATCTGGATACCAAGTCCAGCAACGAGATTATGGACATTTTTTGCCGGCTGAATGAGCAGGGCCGGACTGTAATCATGGTCACCCATGAACCAGATATTGCCGCTTACGCCAAACGGGTCATCCAAGTCCGGGACGGAGAAATCATTCACGATGAAATCAGGCAGGAGGTGGCGGATTGTTCTGGGAAAGTATCCTGA